Sequence from the Primulina huaijiensis isolate GDHJ02 chromosome 16, ASM1229523v2, whole genome shotgun sequence genome:
taaatataataagaaaatatttaattaatgatttgtaaataatataatagtcTAATACAAATGCAAATAATTAATGCAataatacaaattttaaaaatacaaacataacaattgaaaatgataattcaaatacaaatgtaaatacaaaatattaattcaaatacaaatgTAAATATAGAATATaagaattaatatatgtaaaataaatagaatattccaataattttttttgtgtgtaagatttaaaataaatgtattgGAGTTTTATGTcgagttttcaaattttggtcAATTAAATTTCAACCTATTTCCGTCGCTAAAACCGTAGTAAAtcgggaattttttttttggagatcTCCAAAATAATTTGGTCTCAATTTGATTaggaatttttttgaatatgTTCAAGTTTGGCTATATTTCGATAATTTCGAACGTGATCATATATTTTTCTAGCATACTTGAAAAACTTGTAAACGATATCGATTCCTTTACATTCTAatcagaaaaatatattatattatccaTTCGTTTGTTAAGATCATGTAATTCTAACAAGGAACACTGCATCTCCCGAAGTAATTGAGACCTCAATTGTTTAAAACTGAAGTAACAATGTTGAAGGGGCCCAGCTTCTAAATCATGTGCGACATcggaatttatttttaaaaaactaaatattaaattattattttttaattggaaAGAAAATTCAGTCTCCACCAAAGCCATTAACATTTTCCTACTccttttttctatttttataataaacccATATACCTATAAAATCTGAAAGTAATGGGAGTTTCAACTGATTAATTTTTACGTAGGTTAGGCATCGAAACGCTGGTCAGATTATGCCACCAATTTCTAGGAAATTTAACAACGTGTGTGGATACATACTTGCCCCGAGCAATTCGTAAAAAATAAACCCAAGAAACAATATTATAAAAACAAGTTTCtgcattatatattataaaatacaaagaaatataaatttagcgaccgttcGGTGGAGGGCCTCGAATGTGACCTGGTAAAGAGTATGCTAGGCTATAAGTTTTGGTTTTCATGCATAATGTGGTGAGAAGATTTGAACTTGAGAAGGATATTCCGAACGAGAAGATTGTGTACTATACTTTCTTCCAGTTCGCCTCCAGACACATCGAGAAAGTTCAATCTGCTTCTTTCTGTActttcactacaacaaaaatggcttttcgtagCGCGCAAATACTCTTTccgcggcgcacattgcacgctgcgaaattgcaagctgttgaaagttcgaGTTTATCCGCAGCTTGCATgcgcacgctgttaatactactatcaacggcgtgcatatgtacGCTGTTAATACAACTATCCGCAGCATgcaatgcacgccgttaatattaaaaaaaatctaaatattagcgacggtttttaagataaccgtcgctaatttgcgaCAGTTAAATACAAAAAACAACGTCGCTAAATTAGCATCGGTTATTACTCCGTAGCTAAGGGAACGACggtgtttaaatttagcgacggttacaaaattgtcgctacatttagcgacagttcatataaccgtcgctaaattatgcgtaaaaataaaaaaaaaaaactttacttttataatttaataaattttaaaaaaaattccagtaAAACTATCAtctcttaactaacacttaaaatattaaccaaaaattttaaaaaaaatgtacttAAACCAAAATCAAAAACGCATATTAGAAAAAAGTTTAATTGTTGTAAAGTGATGTGAAAGTGGAACGGaaatcggatatttatagacaatttgcgacaaTTAACGACAGTTTTgcattaaactgtcgctattagcgacggtttaaacataactgtcgccgatttacaactcttagcgacggttcaataaaaactgtcgctaaaagcgacggttatttattaaaccgtctctaaatttagcgacggttgttaaaaccgtcgcgacggtacattagcgacggtttattaaaccgtcgctaatttaaaaattcacctATTTCAACGgcgtgcttttactgcacgccgtGAATGCATAGAGTATCAACAGCGCAcattattgcacgctgcggatagtatatCATATGACTTTCcacagcgtgcttttaatgcgcgccgttaataacatatatattaacggcccgcattaaaagcacgctgcggaaagtatataatatttacagcacacataaatgcacgctgcggatattactttccgcagcgtgcttttacagcacgccgttaaaagtactattcgcagcgtgcttgtTGATGATGCGCTGCggaaagtcatttttgttgtattGTTTATTTACGCTTGTTATGAGTATCATCAAGTGCAATAGAATATAATTGATCGATGTGtttataagaaaataataatttatcgaTGATAAAGAAAATCACACACATGCATGACAAGTTCCTCGAAGAAATCTCCCTTGTTAGTTACTTGGAACTGTAATTCTCATCGTGACAGAGAAATtaaatggaaaattttcatttagagATTCTGAGTACATTAAATGATGATTCTCATATCTCCCGAACAAATAAAATCGGAACCTCTGCAACTGAAGATAACAAAATAACATGCAATAGAtcaattttctataaaaaaaaaaaaaaaaaaaaaaaaaaattgattgatcTTTAGATCAGAAGCTTCCATTTCAATAAATTCATTTGAATCAAATCAAATGGAAAAGGCTAGCCAAGAACATGCAGTGAGTCGTGCTTTTCTTAAAAATTATGTACACTTTATCATTAATATCAATACATCTTCCAGAAGCCGTTTCACCTTTCTCCAACAGATTCAGTGATTTCTTGTTATGAATCAACTGTTATCTTACATTACCACGTATGCAGTAAGGTTTCAAGGTGGAATCACGTTAGCCATCAGGGACGCTCTTCTTGTTACATTAAGTACAGCGATCGATCGATATGAAATCATGATGTTTCAAGCCCTGAGTCGCCTTAATGCGATATACGCAATTAATCTGTACCCTACAAACATGATCAGCAGCATGCTCGCGCACACTGCAGGATGGATTTGGCCACGAATATCTTTGTCTATGAATTTACAGGTTGATTTATCCTGTTTCCCAGACAAGCAACTGAGGAACGTGTAAATTCCATCCCCATCCCCATATTGAACATGGATAAGAAGCCTGTAGCCGTAAAATGTAGTTGAAACATATTTTATCCATGACATGAAGGATGGCACTTTGTGCACATAATATCCTCCAGTCAGGACAAATGCCAGCATTGTGACGGTAACTACAGTTGAAGCTTTCTTGGAATCCATTATCAGTGCGCCCAATGCAAGACCGAGCCCTTGAGAAACGAGCACATAGCTGAGCAAGACTAGCAGTGTCAGCAAAAAAGAAGATAGCTCTGGTTTTAAACCAGTCATCCAATATGCTATGCAAAGGAACAAGGTGGGAAGGATCAACTCCATTGGCAAGTCTCCGGTGATTCGAGCCATGAAATAAGACAACAACGTGTACATACCAGAGGCCCTTTCCTTCATGAAAATAGCTCTTTCTTGAGGGAAGGCGAATACCGCGTTGAAAGATGGGAAAACTCCCCAAAAGATGCTGATGAAGAAGAGAAGGCCAAGACGGTCTTGGATGTCATGATAATCTGAATGCCACCACATGAAACCAGCTAGCAACGAAGCAGTGATCACTTGAAAAACTCGTAGAAAATTGAAAGTTTCATGTTTTCTCTCCTTGAGGTTTCTTCGGAGGAGAATGGTAAATTGATTGAAGAAAGTTGAAAAATAGCTTGTCCAACCATAATGCTTGGTGGTGTGGTTCAATCTCTCTTTCGGGACCATGCACGGGGCATCCCTGCAAGCTGACTTTACCTTGGGAGCTAGTACACTATTGTAGGATTGTACGAGGGATTGTCTCACATTAGGCTTTTCTTTCTCACTCGAACCATCAAGCGGGCATACACCTGCACTCGCGAAAGTGGATTCAATCAGCACACATCAAAAATTGCAACCTCGTCTATGTATCAACGCATGGTTCAAAACCTATACACACAAGCATATAACTCGACATCATTCACATCTATGCAGAATCCCAtttcttaatttcttcaaaCAAGATTTCATTACATTCCACGCAAAAGTTAATGGATATCCGCTATATTATTACTCCCACAACTTATATTTGAGCAATGTTCATGAATACTCTCTACCATGTACACGTTAAACATAATTCTTAAATGGgtaaagaaatttaaatttatgatattttccCTTTGGCTTGCATGGCAAAACACATACAAACTATAGAAAGATACCATTATAGAACATTTGTTGCGTCGGCCCAAACACATTAAATGCCATCTTAGTGGAATGTAAAATTTAATTGCACGTCCATGCAACATATTTACTATTGACAAATCAAGTTTCAACACATATTAAAATACGATTGGTTAAGTTAAAAGAATTGCTGTTGTGGAATAGAGTATTATAGatatttaagatttagaaaaataatgaGTGGGAAAGTGAAGCTAACTAAAGCTATATCCAATATTGGTGGTGGAAAGGTGGGAGTCCACTCAACATAATGCTTGCTGCTAATGGGCTTGGTCCACCATTTCCCTTTCCTTTAcatttatttaatcattttttaaaaaaatgggaaaaaataagaaatttgttTAAGTGGGAGAAGGCTTCATTTGCATGGCATCCTAACACGTGGAGTTCTTCCATTTTCCAAATGAAGGAAAATGATGCACTTAATGTGAATAATATaacaaaaagtaaaaaaaaataaaaataaagaaacattttatctaactgatgtgggacaactaacactaGGAAATATTCGTTTCTTCGCgattttaatcaaattttaaCATCAGTCAACTATCTATATTTGTTTGTAATTTAGAACCTTTTTTTCCAGAATAAAGAGTTGATGTACACATCAGCAATCCCTctataaaatcgtaaaaaaatacaagtccttattttcatataaaagtTTAAGCTTATATCGAGCTAGTGTTAATCTCATTCATCTTACAcgtaaaaaaatctttatacATATGGCAGCCTCCATTTGCGTAAAATGGAAACGTACACAAGCAATGTAATATAAGTTGCCACTTTTCACAGCCtagtttttatatatacatatcggTTAGGTCAAAGCAGTGGAGCCGGTGATCTGATAATGATTTCAATAGATATATGGTTCAATCAAACAAATTCTATTTCTAATATCTCCCATCATACCAAAGTGAATGGTCTGCCGATACTTTAAAGGTAAAGCAAACGTCCCCAACTCATATATGTAATTGCTATCTTTAAATTTCTTTCTTCCTTATTCCTTTCTCAGATGTTTGCATGTCTTCATTTcgatacaaaatttaaaaaaaaattcgaatacatgcaaatattatgCATAAGAAGAAATATTGGATGTATTTGGGACTAGTGATATTTATCTATATTGGTTATACTAGAAGAGAACAACAGTCTAGGTATGAATTATGAGACATCTATAAGTGTGGGTAATAGGTATGTggaaatctttttaaaaaaaaaacaaggaaaACTGTATTTTTTGTTATGTATGATCTTCTACGTTgtcgaatttcaaatttattctgttatctttgatttttttgacaattttagtttttttttttttacgtgaaACTGATTAATGCCAATTAGACCTTGATGTAGAGGTGACAAATTATTGTCaaagaaaaaatatcaaaattgtcAAAAACCAAAAAAGGTAAaccaaaactgaaatttgataagccagagaaccaaaatcacaaaaaaattactcaccaaaaatatacttttcccaaaataataaaGTAGATTTGAGAATCCAGTACATAAAAAATAGTGTTTTATGCTCAAAGAAGAAATAATAAACTCCCTAAAAAGTATATACAGTAGATAGCAAAGTTCACTACTTCAAAGACACGTGTTGAAAACTTAATCCTTTACAAGTCAATTTCTCGACCATAGACATCAACAATTAGGGAAAGAGTGGATAAAAACCTATAAATTTGAAAAcgtataattttattgttttatttacaatattcaatattcaatattcGAACGTTAATTTTAAAAGGTTTTCCatccaaaattattttgatggGATAGTTTTTTCCTCCGAACACAGTCTGAATCACAATGAATCACCTACGGCAGCCGCCAACATCCGTTGGACCCTTTCCACTAGACTAGCTAGAGAGGCGCACCTCGACGTTTCTTAGCTAACGTGCCAAGATATTGGGTTTATCAAAACTCGAACATTCTCCTAGCTAGCATATATATAACAAGTACCATCTCTCCACATAAGTTCCAAACTTTGGAGAAAATATACATTTAGTTCTTGATgagtataataaattgaaaagtTTGAACGATAGAAAGATATGTGTACGATTATTGAAAGATTCAAACGGAAAGAATGATAATTTTTTCAGCCTTTGCATAAGAGGTTTTCTAATGTAATGCAAAAATATATGCTTATCTCAATAATAAAGGcataaaaatatgtgtgtgttaaAGTAATGATGCGTACCATTAGCGAGATCAAGCATGAAATCAGCAGGATTCATGGGAAAACATGGCGAAAACCCCACGCTGTCAAAATAACCCATCGCTTCACTTCGTTTCCCGAAGTATATGCACCGCCCCTCCGACAACACAATCAAATTATCAAACATCTGGTACACACGGCTCGACGGCTGGTGCAAAGATGTCACCACCGTCTTCCCCTTAGCCGCCAGCCCACCCAGTGTCGCAACCAGCTTAAACGCCGCCGTCGCGTCCAGACCTGAGGTGGGTTCGTCCAAAATCAACAAGCTCGGGTCTATCAACATCTCATGCGCTATGCTCACTCTTTTTCTTTCGCCGCCGGAAATCCCGCGTATGAAACTGTTACCTATTATTGTGTTCTCGCATTTCGACAGACCCAGTTCTGTGATCACCGACTCTGCGATCGAAAGTTTCTCGCTTTTGGGTACTGAATTTGGGAGTCTTAGTAGGGAGCAGAAAACAAGAGTTTCTCGAACAGTTAGGTGAGGGTATAACACGTCGTCTTGGGTAACAAAACCAGTTCTTTTAACCACCTCTTTCGTCAACTTCCGATCGTTGAAGAGCACAGTTCCCGTGAGGCCGTGCCCATGGTGGAGGCGGCCGGCTAGTGCGTTCAGCAACGTTGATTTTCCGCTGCCGGAGGGACCGAGAACGGCCAGGATCTTCCCCGGCGCGGCCATGCCTGTGACTCCATTCAAGATGGTTCGTTCTAGATGCTGTTGCGTCACCACCGGCGGATTCTCCACGTCTGATAATGGCGCGGAATCTCCAGCAAACATGCTTCTAATGCTGGCGGTCCTTGATTTCGTGTTGCTGTCATGCATCTTTATTTTGTATGAAACGTCGGCGAACTGCACTCACACAGCCAAAACAAAACATTTGATAAAACACCAAGTTATTCAAAACTCAACGCTAACTCGAAAGCATTATCTTTTAAACCAGTACTGGAAATGCTTTCTTACTTTCAGGGTAATCGGAAAAGAAGATCGAAGAGTTGAATCCGAACATGAGCTCTCTCTTCCATTAGTCATAGAATCAGCTCCTTCTGCTTTTCCAGACTCCAGCATTGTGATATTCTTTGAAATGGGAAATTGATTTGAGAAGGTGAAAGAAAAAGAAGTGGAATGCAGAGCGACAGCTCTGGTACATGGGCTCTATTTATTTAGTCGTTTCCCGCATCGAACCCAACATCATATTCGCAACGTGGCGTTAATCCTACAAATCCAGGTGGATTCTTGCTACGTCAGTGCGTTCGTCGAATTAGCGACCACTCCACAACTAATTTCTTGCTTTTAATCATCTGCTTTACCTCAAGCCACTTATAATTAGAACTTGAACTAATAAGCATTTCGTAAAGACGTCGACAAGACTATTTTCTTTTCCATATAtaacaacaaaattaattcTGTTTAAATTTCAGAcatttatatatgatatgatgatTTCTTTTCATAAAACTCCACAAACCAAACTAGTATGATATATGTAATGGTTTGGGATTTGATAATATTTAAGTTTTTCAAACGTAACAAACTTCCCCATTGAGCTTGACACCTCCACTGAGGGAGGATAGGACACCTCATTTTGGCGTGGAGGATTGAGTGTAAAGTGGTCTAGTTCCATGTGTCCATTAGGGTACGTTGTTGAATATCTCAACCAGGTAGCCTAAGGTTGTACGTAGCATCATCTTTTTTTAGACTGAGACCACTTAGGATATTCGCAGGTTCACTCAATCTTTAAGTCGTCAATACTTTGACAAAGTGACGTATTATATGTATTTAATAGCGTTGTTAAGTTACGTAGGAAGAGCGTATGGAGGATCAGAGTAATCTGGTTTTTGGCACTTTATCTAACAAATTCAATGTAATATTCATGCAGCTGTTTTTAGTAAAACAGAGATTCAAAGTTTCCATCAGTACTACAGAGGCACTGAATTCAACGAGTGATCATTATTGTGCCATGCGAAGTTGTTTGCATTATTTACTCAATCAAAATTCACATAAGCGAGggcagattttttttttttattaaatggaaatacatatttttcaatgatgATGGATGAAAATGGAAATTGTAGAGAATGGTTCGCACTGTTTGTTGAGAAAAAAGCATACAATATGACAGTTCTTAGGACGCGTGTCGGCCGTGTAAAGCTTAGGGCAGATTTCAGACCTCCGCATCTTAAAAGgaaaattatgtaaattttacgggaaattggtcttcagtctccagccgtcgattttttttgtgttcagtttcTGGGTATTTTtttgtaccacatttccacatgaagtgtaccatattttgtatgacatagtaccacaattttgtgggtagggagtgaacccaaaaaaatattttgattgggaatttttcaccaatttcctctattttttacttaatttgtgagttttatatattttttttgtctaGATCAATTTacagttttaaattattaattaaaattttacttaTTTATCATAAAAGTATTGACTTTAAGTCGAAATATGATTACACGTCACAAAATATGATTACGTGTCATCGAAAATTATTGATGTGATTGATTTACATCAGCATTTCACTTATGTAAGTTAGACTTCAGTTTAAAAggacttaaataaaaaaaaagttaataaacTAATTAAGACCATATATTAACCCGATAATAGGATCAGAAACGAAAACCATGTAAAtcacataattaaatatatagagAGTAGTTTCTatgacaaaatattattttttaccaaaaattatatgaattaaaGATATTAAATTGGAGTGAGGAGTCATCGTAATTACTGTTGTTTACTCACGTCAATCGATTTTATCCATACCATTTAGACCAATATTTCACTT
This genomic interval carries:
- the LOC140960813 gene encoding ABC transporter G family member 25-like; translation: MLESGKAEGADSMTNGRESSCSDSTLRSSFPITLKFADVSYKIKMHDSNTKSRTASIRSMFAGDSAPLSDVENPPVVTQQHLERTILNGVTGMAAPGKILAVLGPSGSGKSTLLNALAGRLHHGHGLTGTVLFNDRKLTKEVVKRTGFVTQDDVLYPHLTVRETLVFCSLLRLPNSVPKSEKLSIAESVITELGLSKCENTIIGNSFIRGISGGERKRVSIAHEMLIDPSLLILDEPTSGLDATAAFKLVATLGGLAAKGKTVVTSLHQPSSRVYQMFDNLIVLSEGRCIYFGKRSEAMGYFDSVGFSPCFPMNPADFMLDLANGVCPLDGSSEKEKPNVRQSLVQSYNSVLAPKVKSACRDAPCMVPKERLNHTTKHYGWTSYFSTFFNQFTILLRRNLKERKHETFNFLRVFQVITASLLAGFMWWHSDYHDIQDRLGLLFFISIFWGVFPSFNAVFAFPQERAIFMKERASGMYTLLSYFMARITGDLPMELILPTLFLCIAYWMTGLKPELSSFLLTLLVLLSYVLVSQGLGLALGALIMDSKKASTVVTVTMLAFVLTGGYYVHKVPSFMSWIKYVSTTFYGYRLLIHVQYGDGDGIYTFLSCLSGKQDKSTCKFIDKDIRGQIHPAVCASMLLIMFVGYRLIAYIALRRLRA